The nucleotide sequence TTCTCATAACTTTACTTGTGGTAAATGTAAACGTCGTGAAACTTGTGAACTCTTACCTTTGGTTGTTCAAACCAAAGCTAGAGCATCCAAACCATTTATTGTAAAAAATCATGAAGAATACATAGACAATAGAAGTAAATCTATAGTTTTAGATAGATCAAGATGTATAAAATGCGGAAGATGTGTTGCAACTTGTAAAGAACGAGTTGGAACTGATTCAATAATTTTTCATGATGTAAATGGTGAAATTGTTGTTGGTCCACAACATTTAGATTGTTTTGATGATACAAACTGTATACTTTGTGGACAGTGCGTAAATATTTGCCCTGTTGATGCTCTATATGAAAAATCACACATTGAAAGAGTAAAGGAGGCTCTTGAAAATCCAGATATTCATGTTATAGCAGCTATGGCCCCATCCGTTAGAACTTCTTTAGGTGAATTATTTAAGATGGATTACGGAATAGATGTTACAAATAAAATTTACACTGCTTTAAGAAAAATTGGATTCGATAAAATATTTGATATAAATTTCGGTGCAGATTTAACTATAATGGAGGAAGCAACAGAATTTGCAAACAAAATAAGAAGTAACAATACAAATTTCCCAATGTTTACATCCTGCTGTCCTGCTTGGGTAAGACTCGCTGAAAATCATTTTCCAGAACTTTTGGATAATCTTTCTTCAACAAAATCACCTCAACAAATTTTCGGTGCTGCAAGTAAGTCATACTACCCTTCAATAGAAAATCTTGATCCAAAAAAAGTATTTACTGTAACTATAATGCCTTGTACTGCTAAGAAATTTGAGGCAGATAGACCTGAGATGATTAATAACGGAGTGCGAAATATTGATGCTGTTATAACTACTCGTGAGTTTGGAAGAATGTTAAAAGAATTAAAAATAGATTTCGCATCTCTTGAAGATGGAGAATTAGATGAGGCTATGGGACTTTATACCGGTGCTGGAGCAATCTTTGGAGTTACTGGTGGAGTTATGGAAGCAGCCTTAAGAAGTGCGAAAGATATGCTTGAAAATAAAGATCTTGATAAAATTGAATATAAAGATGTTCGTGGATTCGAAGGAATTAAAGAAGCAACTGTTGAAATTAACAATAAAGAATATAACGTAGCCGTTGTTAATGGTGCATCTAACTTCTTCAAAATGATGAAAGACAATCTTCTTGATAAAAAACAATATCACTTTATCGAAGTCATGGCTTGTTATGGTGGATGTATAAATGGTGGAGGGCAACCTTATGTTACACCTAAAATGAGAAACAAAATTGATTACAAAAAATTACGTGGAAATGTCCTATATAATCAAGACAAAAATTTAAAATATAGAAAATCACACCAAAACCCTGCCTTATTAAAAATGTATAAAACTTACATGGGAACACCTGGTGAAGGATTAGCACACGAAATATTGCACCAAAAATACAAAAAGAAAGAGAATTAAATATTCTCTTTCTTTTTAAATATCTCTATCGCTCTATCAAGTATTCCAGTCAAATAGGCTATTACAACTCCATAATTTGTGATACTAATCCCTTTCTCTCCACAAAAATTAACACGATTAATAACACTTTTCCTATTTATCATACAGGCACCGCAATGTATAACCAAATCATACTCATCAAGATTATCAGGAAAATCATTACCAACATAAAAATCATATTTTAATTCATAACCAACATGCTTATTTAACAATTTTGGGATTTTAAACCTCCCAATATCTTCATGTGAAACATTATGACTACAACTCTCTGCAATCAATATTTTTGAATCTTTGTTCAATTCTTCAATCTTTCTAACTCCATCAACAAAACTTTTTAAATTCCCTTTATGCCTTGCAAACAAAATTGAAAAACTGGTTAAAGGTATATTTTTTGGCACAACTTCCGAAACTTTTTTAAAAACTTGAGAATCTGTTATAACAAGATCAATATCTTTCAAATCCTTCAGTCCATCTTCAAGTTCTGTATCTCTTAAAACATAGCTTTTTATCCCATGATCCAAACAATCACGAATACATTGAACTTGTGGAAGAATTATTCTACCCTTTGGTGCCTCGGAATCTATAGGTACAACCATAACAACCTTACTATTATAAGGAAGAATATCTCCAATTATTGGAATTTCATACTCAGATTCACTAAAAATTTGGATAATTCTATTTTTTAAATTTTCAATACCTTCACCACTCTCGGTTGATACAAATATAAAATCATTAAAATCTTTAGAAATCTCTTCACGATCCGAATCTTTTAATAAATCAGCTTTATTTATAACAACAATATGAGGAACATTAAATTTTTTAAAATTAATCCTCATTTTCTCATACGAATCTTTATCCAAATCCATACAATCAAAAACATATATAGAAAGATCTACTCTCTTTAAAGTATCATATGTTTTGTTAAATCTTAAACTCCCAAGTTCACTATCATCGTCACTCCCAGCTGTATCTATAAATAAAACAGGCCCTATCGGTATAAATTCCATTGGTTTTGAAACTGGATCTGTCGTAGTGCCACCTATTGGTGAAACAATGGAAACATTTTGATCCATAATTTTATTAATTAAAGAAGATTTTCCAACATTTGTTTTCCCATAAATCCCAATGTGCTTTCTATTAGCATTCGGAGTACTAAACATATAAATCTCTTTCTCCCTTCCTTAATCTATCTATCCTATCTTCAACCATATCACGCACATGCTTCTTTTCAAAATCATTTTTAATATTATCAATAAGTCCATTAACTTGATTCATAATCTCATCATCACCATAATCAAGTGCATATTCTACTAAACTCATCAAAGCATTCGGTTCACAAACATTTTGTATTTGCCCAGTCTTAGCAAGACTCATAAATCTTTCACCAGTTCTACCCTTTCTATAACAAGCAGTACAATAACTAGGAATGTAACCATCATTCACAAGTTCCTTTAAAACTTCGAGAGGACTTCTATCATCACAAGTTTCAAACTGGTTAACATTTTTTCTATCCTCTTTTTCTTTATATCCACCAACTCCTGTTACAGAACCTGCACTAATTTGAGAAACACCATATCTAAGAAGTTCTCTCCTCATTTCCTTATTTTCCCTAGTAGACAGAATTATACCAGTAAACGGAACAGCTATCCTTATGACCGCAACAATTTTTTTGAAAGTTTCGTCATCTAAAACATTTGGAAAATCCTCGAGATTCATTCCTTCAGCCTTTTTAAGACGTGGTACAGAGATTGTATGAAAACCTACTTTAAACTTTTCTTCCAAATACTCATTATGTAACATAAGTGCCAAAACCTCAAATTTAGGATCAGCTAAACCAAATAAAACCCCCGCACCAACATCATCAATTCCTGCTTCCATAGCTCTGTCAAATGAATTCAAATGATAATTATAATCTCCCTTTATTGATTTCGGATGCATCTTTTCATATGTTGGCTTGTGATAAGTTTCTTGAAACAATATATAAGTTCCTATGTTCGCATCTTTCAACTTTCTATAATTTTCAACAGTAGTAGCTGCAATATTTACATTTATACGTCTAATCTCTCCATTATCATTTTGAGTTTTATAAATAGTATCAATACATTCTAAAATATAATCAATAGGAACATTTATAGGATCTTCTCCAACTTCAAGTGCAAGCCTTTTATGCCCCATACTCTCTAAAATCTTAACTTCATTCCTAATCTCATCTTGAGTTAATTTTCTTCTCTCAAATTTGTTATCTCTCCTATAACCACAATACAAACAGTTATTAACACAATGATTACTAACATACAACGGAGCAAACATAACTATTCTCTTACCATAAATAGACTCCTTTATCCCTCCTGCAATTTTATAAATACTTTCTAATTGATTCTTATCTTCAACCTGAAGAAGTATTGCAACTTCCTTATGATTAAGTCCTTCTTTCTTTTTAGCCTTATCAATTACAAATTGAACATCATCTTTTGATGCGGATTTGCTTTCATTTAAAATTTTTTCTATATAATCATGATCAATGAACATAACTACTCCTCCTAAATAAAAATTAAAATCCAAGTATACTATTTATAGAAACTTGTTGTTCATCATACTGTTTAACATCTGGATTATCATGACTCCACTTTACATTGTCACCCCTAGTTATTGCAACCTCAAAACCCGCATTATTAATTCTTCTCTCTATACATTTTCTACATTCTGCTGCTTCATCACCAGTACAAATTTTACCATCATAAAGAGCATATTTTTCTCTAACATTTGTAGGAGATAAATTCGGCATAACAACATTTCCTCCAGCCTTTATTCCCTTTTCTCTTCCTAACTTATCAATACTTCCAAGAGCTGTTGTTGCAGGTAATAAAACATTAGGTAAAAGCAATCTAACAAGTGCAAGCATAATCACTGTATCTTCCAAAGTTCCAGCTGGATATTCACCAAGAGATGTCTCTTTTTGAGGTATAAACGGACCAATGCCACACATATGAGGCTCAATTTCCTTAACAAATCTTAAATCCTTAACTAAATCTCTTTTTGTTTGCCTAGGTAATCCAACCATAAATCCAGCACCAAACTGATACCCTATCTCTTTAAGATTATAAAGACACTTTATTCTATCTCCAAAAATTTCTCCAGGATGAAGCCACTCATACAATTCTTTTGAAGCAGTTTCATGCCTTAACAAATATCTATCTGCCCCAGCATCAAACATTTTTTTATAAGAATCATAACTTCTTTCACCTAAAGATAACGTTATTGCATTATTAGGAAACATTTCCTTAATTCCTCTTATGATTTCAATCATTCTTTCATCAGTAAAATAAGGATCTTCCCCTCCTTGCAACACATAAGTTTTATATCCAAGCCTATCTCCAATAACCGCACACTCCATTATTTGATCATAGGTAAGCCTATATCTATCTGCATTTTTATTTTTACCTTGTATACCACAATACTCACAATTTTTCTTACAATAATTCGTAAATTCAATAAGACCTCTCATAAAAACTTTATTCCCATAAGTTCTCATTCTAGTTTCATGTGACTTTTCTATCAAATATTCTTTACTATCCTCATCAATATTTTCCAAAATATATAAAAGCTTCTCGTCTGAGAGATTATTAAATTCAAACAACTCATCAATATATCCTTTAATCACAACAACTCTCCTTAAAATAAAATACTTTAATTTAATTATACATAATATAAACTTTCACTTAAATAAAAATAAAGGTTATCCTTAAGATAACCTCAAATAAAAATTTAAACTACACATTAAATCTAAAATTTATGATGTCCCCGTCTCTAACTACATATTCTTTTCCTTCTAAACGATAATATCCTTTTTCTTTCGCAACAACCTCACTTTTACATTCGATCATCTTGTCGTATGATATAACTTCAGCACGTATAAACCCACGTTCAATATCTGAGTGAATTTTCCCTGCTGCTTGAGGTGCTTTAGTTCCTTCCGTTATAGTCCAAGCTCTAACTTCCTGAATCCCAGCAGTTAAATAACTTATAAGTCCAAGCAAACTATAACTCTTAACAATCAATTGATCCAATCCAGACTTTTTAATATCATACTCTTCCATCATTTGGGATCTGTCTACATCATCAAGTGAAGATAACTCCTCCTCAAATTTTGCACAAAGAGTAATTGCCTCAGATTTCTCACTCAAAGCAAATTCTTTAACCTTCTTAACCATAGCATTTTCTACTTTATCAACAAACTCATCTTCTGATATATTGCAAGCATAAAGAGTTTTCTTATTAGTTATTAAAAAATATTTTTTAACTCTTTCCTCTTCTTCCTTAGTTAAATCCATGCTCCTAACCATCTTACCCTGTTCCAAATGACTCTTAACCCTTTCAAGAATATCAAGCTCTATCTTAGAATCTTTATCTCCAGATCTTGCAAGTTTTATAATTTTATCTATCCTTCTCTGAACAATTTCCAAATCTGATAAAATCAATTCAAAATTTATAACCTCTATATCATCAAGTGGATTAACCTGACCACTAACATGAACAATATTACTATCTTCAAAACACCTTACAACATGTACTATCGCTTCAACTTCACGAATATGGGATAAAAATTTATTTCCAAGCCCCTCTCCCTTACTCGCTCCTTTAACCAATCCAGCAATATCATAAAATTCAATTGAAGCATAAACTTTTTTCTTCGTATTATATATCTTCTCCAATTCATCCAACCTATTATCAGGTACAGTAACAATACCAACATTAGGCTCTATAGTACAAAATGGGTAATTTGCCGATTCTGCTCCTGCCTTAGTAATAGCATTAAATAAAGTACTTTTACCAACGTTTGGTAACCCAACAATCCCTAACTTCATAAAAAACTACCTTTCTATATTAATTTTTAACATATATTTACACTTATTTATCAAATAAAATAAAGACATACTAAAATAATAAAATTTAAATTATTAAATGGAGGATTAAAAATGAAAAAAAGCATCATCGCTTCACTACTAATATTAACTACTTCACTGTCAACAAACTTCGTTCCCATCCAATCAAAAACATCATACATCACCACAAACAACTTTACAAATTCAAATACTCAAGAACTTGATTGGTACATAGTCCCAAACAAAGAAAATAAACCTCCTGAACCAAACAAAAATGCAATCCCAATATTAAATAACTTCTCAGGGTATTATCTGGGAGATACCGAAAAAAAAGTACTCTACCTAACATTTGATGAAGGATACGAAAACGGATACACTTCAAAAATACTCGATATATTGAAAAAACAAAATGTCCCAGCTGCATTTTTCGTTGTAAAACCTTACCTTAAAACAAATAAAGATCTAATATTAAGAATGGTAAATGAAGGTCATTTAGTTTGTAATCATTCCTCTTCACATCCATCAATGGCAAAAATAACAGATCCTAACAAATTTAAAAAAGAATTCACAGATGTAGAAGAAGAATACAAAAAAATAACAAACTCTGATATGCCCAAATATTTCCGACCACCTATGGGCAAATTTAGTGAATACTCTATGAAGCTTACAAATGAACTCGGATACAAAAGTATATTTTGGAGTTTAGCTTATAAGGATTTTGATGTCAAAAATCAACCATCAAAAGAAACTGCCAAAGATAAAATTTTAAGCAGAATACACAATGGATCTATAATACTATTACACGCAGTATCAAAAACCAACACTGAAATATTAGAAGAAATACTGATCGAATTAAAATCTCAAGGATATGAATTCAGAACTCTAACAGATTTTTAATTTATGATTCATCCTTAACATATCCCATAATTATCCAAAATATAATTCCAATTAAACTTGGTGTATAGACCAACACAGATTCAAACATACCTATAAACAAAAAACTAAGTACAGCAGAATACAAAACTATGTAATTAAATTTATCTATGTTTTTTCTCAATATTTTGTAGATTCTTATAAGATAGACGACTATAAACGAAACAAACAATACTAATGCCACACTACCATAAGATAATAAAATATCAAGAAAAGTATTATGAGTTCCTCCCTCTTTTACTCCAGATAAAAATCTTATAGTGCTATTATCTAAAACATTTAT is from Candidatus Arthromitus sp. SFB-rat-Yit and encodes:
- the hydE gene encoding [FeFe] hydrogenase H-cluster radical SAM maturase HydE, with the translated sequence MIKGYIDELFEFNNLSDEKLLYILENIDEDSKEYLIEKSHETRMRTYGNKVFMRGLIEFTNYCKKNCEYCGIQGKNKNADRYRLTYDQIMECAVIGDRLGYKTYVLQGGEDPYFTDERMIEIIRGIKEMFPNNAITLSLGERSYDSYKKMFDAGADRYLLRHETASKELYEWLHPGEIFGDRIKCLYNLKEIGYQFGAGFMVGLPRQTKRDLVKDLRFVKEIEPHMCGIGPFIPQKETSLGEYPAGTLEDTVIMLALVRLLLPNVLLPATTALGSIDKLGREKGIKAGGNVVMPNLSPTNVREKYALYDGKICTGDEAAECRKCIERRINNAGFEVAITRGDNVKWSHDNPDVKQYDEQQVSINSILGF
- the hydF gene encoding [FeFe] hydrogenase H-cluster maturation GTPase HydF produces the protein MFSTPNANRKHIGIYGKTNVGKSSLINKIMDQNVSIVSPIGGTTTDPVSKPMEFIPIGPVLFIDTAGSDDDSELGSLRFNKTYDTLKRVDLSIYVFDCMDLDKDSYEKMRINFKKFNVPHIVVINKADLLKDSDREEISKDFNDFIFVSTESGEGIENLKNRIIQIFSESEYEIPIIGDILPYNSKVVMVVPIDSEAPKGRIILPQVQCIRDCLDHGIKSYVLRDTELEDGLKDLKDIDLVITDSQVFKKVSEVVPKNIPLTSFSILFARHKGNLKSFVDGVRKIEELNKDSKILIAESCSHNVSHEDIGRFKIPKLLNKHVGYELKYDFYVGNDFPDNLDEYDLVIHCGACMINRKSVINRVNFCGEKGISITNYGVVIAYLTGILDRAIEIFKKKENI
- the pdaA gene encoding delta-lactam-biosynthetic de-N-acetylase; its protein translation is MKKSIIASLLILTTSLSTNFVPIQSKTSYITTNNFTNSNTQELDWYIVPNKENKPPEPNKNAIPILNNFSGYYLGDTEKKVLYLTFDEGYENGYTSKILDILKKQNVPAAFFVVKPYLKTNKDLILRMVNEGHLVCNHSSSHPSMAKITDPNKFKKEFTDVEEEYKKITNSDMPKYFRPPMGKFSEYSMKLTNELGYKSIFWSLAYKDFDVKNQPSKETAKDKILSRIHNGSIILLHAVSKTNTEILEEILIELKSQGYEFRTLTDF
- a CDS encoding ferredoxin hydrogenase; the protein is MIEVIINDKKISSEKGKTILQIAKDNNIEIKTLCFLEDCLNVNRCGTCMVEIEGSGDVVHACSTLAEDGMSIRTDSEKVSEKIKENISKILDSHNFTCGKCKRRETCELLPLVVQTKARASKPFIVKNHEEYIDNRSKSIVLDRSRCIKCGRCVATCKERVGTDSIIFHDVNGEIVVGPQHLDCFDDTNCILCGQCVNICPVDALYEKSHIERVKEALENPDIHVIAAMAPSVRTSLGELFKMDYGIDVTNKIYTALRKIGFDKIFDINFGADLTIMEEATEFANKIRSNNTNFPMFTSCCPAWVRLAENHFPELLDNLSSTKSPQQIFGAASKSYYPSIENLDPKKVFTVTIMPCTAKKFEADRPEMINNGVRNIDAVITTREFGRMLKELKIDFASLEDGELDEAMGLYTGAGAIFGVTGGVMEAALRSAKDMLENKDLDKIEYKDVRGFEGIKEATVEINNKEYNVAVVNGASNFFKMMKDNLLDKKQYHFIEVMACYGGCINGGGQPYVTPKMRNKIDYKKLRGNVLYNQDKNLKYRKSHQNPALLKMYKTYMGTPGEGLAHEILHQKYKKKEN
- the hydG gene encoding [FeFe] hydrogenase H-cluster radical SAM maturase HydG; its protein translation is MFIDHDYIEKILNESKSASKDDVQFVIDKAKKKEGLNHKEVAILLQVEDKNQLESIYKIAGGIKESIYGKRIVMFAPLYVSNHCVNNCLYCGYRRDNKFERRKLTQDEIRNEVKILESMGHKRLALEVGEDPINVPIDYILECIDTIYKTQNDNGEIRRINVNIAATTVENYRKLKDANIGTYILFQETYHKPTYEKMHPKSIKGDYNYHLNSFDRAMEAGIDDVGAGVLFGLADPKFEVLALMLHNEYLEEKFKVGFHTISVPRLKKAEGMNLEDFPNVLDDETFKKIVAVIRIAVPFTGIILSTRENKEMRRELLRYGVSQISAGSVTGVGGYKEKEDRKNVNQFETCDDRSPLEVLKELVNDGYIPSYCTACYRKGRTGERFMSLAKTGQIQNVCEPNALMSLVEYALDYGDDEIMNQVNGLIDNIKNDFEKKHVRDMVEDRIDRLRKGERDLYV
- the ychF gene encoding redox-regulated ATPase YchF, whose protein sequence is MKLGIVGLPNVGKSTLFNAITKAGAESANYPFCTIEPNVGIVTVPDNRLDELEKIYNTKKKVYASIEFYDIAGLVKGASKGEGLGNKFLSHIREVEAIVHVVRCFEDSNIVHVSGQVNPLDDIEVINFELILSDLEIVQRRIDKIIKLARSGDKDSKIELDILERVKSHLEQGKMVRSMDLTKEEEERVKKYFLITNKKTLYACNISEDEFVDKVENAMVKKVKEFALSEKSEAITLCAKFEEELSSLDDVDRSQMMEEYDIKKSGLDQLIVKSYSLLGLISYLTAGIQEVRAWTITEGTKAPQAAGKIHSDIERGFIRAEVISYDKMIECKSEVVAKEKGYYRLEGKEYVVRDGDIINFRFNV